In one Paraburkholderia megapolitana genomic region, the following are encoded:
- a CDS encoding sensor histidine kinase yields MKYLRNLSITQRISVTLIGTLLTVAIASGLLTLTNFLQWDLSGYVMDGRIDSTIVAAVSRTSGGRLVLKSTAELEALKREAPGLWFIVRDQSGDQVSMGQVSAPCASIVATLPRLFSGDVTDISEHDNLSCKFKTMRTHLGEAQIVYGGGPLMPIWKGAGIAVLQYLEAPFFLPLLLVNIVAIPVVVALALRRLKDVVQLARYVDINRQGLRLPEEGLPREIAPLVRAFNAALERLDAGRAQQDRFIANAAHELRTPVAIIRARLDALESGPLKVKLEQDVERLGELTDALLDLQALKSTIPRMEPLNLVALVSETLADLAPVVLAAGHDVEFVCGTERLEVSGDAASLKRVIVNLVQNAIKHGGDAITLTVTVRTEAAHVLMEFADTGPGIPPAWRDQMFESFSRYTRHGSGAGLGLSIVREIAVMHGGRATYFEPPTHGTGIRVSLPRIEAGKDFSIQNVNV; encoded by the coding sequence ATGAAATATCTGCGGAACCTGTCCATTACCCAGCGCATTTCGGTGACGCTGATCGGGACGTTGCTGACTGTCGCGATTGCATCGGGGCTGCTGACGCTGACGAATTTTCTGCAGTGGGATCTTTCCGGCTATGTGATGGATGGGCGTATCGACAGCACCATCGTCGCAGCAGTGTCGCGCACATCCGGTGGTCGTCTCGTTCTGAAGTCCACCGCGGAGCTCGAAGCGCTCAAGCGTGAAGCGCCTGGATTGTGGTTCATCGTGCGTGACCAGAGCGGCGATCAGGTCAGCATGGGGCAGGTCTCTGCCCCATGCGCATCCATAGTCGCCACGTTGCCCCGTCTTTTCAGCGGAGACGTCACGGATATCAGCGAGCACGACAACCTCTCGTGCAAGTTCAAGACGATGCGTACGCATCTCGGCGAGGCGCAGATCGTCTATGGCGGCGGCCCGCTGATGCCGATCTGGAAAGGCGCCGGCATCGCCGTGCTGCAGTATCTGGAAGCGCCGTTTTTTCTGCCCCTGCTGCTCGTCAATATCGTGGCCATTCCGGTTGTGGTTGCATTGGCGCTGCGCAGGCTGAAGGACGTCGTGCAGCTTGCACGCTACGTCGACATCAATCGTCAGGGTCTGCGTCTGCCCGAAGAGGGTCTACCGCGTGAGATTGCGCCGCTGGTGCGCGCATTCAATGCCGCGCTCGAACGCCTCGACGCCGGACGCGCACAGCAGGATCGCTTCATTGCAAACGCGGCCCACGAATTGCGCACACCGGTCGCCATCATCCGGGCACGTCTCGACGCACTGGAGAGCGGGCCGCTGAAGGTGAAGCTCGAGCAGGACGTCGAGCGTCTCGGCGAGCTGACCGACGCGCTGCTTGATCTCCAGGCGCTCAAAAGCACCATACCGCGCATGGAACCGCTGAACCTCGTCGCGCTGGTCAGCGAAACACTGGCCGATCTCGCGCCCGTTGTTCTCGCCGCGGGCCACGACGTCGAATTTGTCTGCGGTACCGAGCGACTCGAGGTTTCCGGTGACGCCGCTTCGCTCAAGCGGGTCATCGTCAACCTCGTGCAAAACGCGATCAAGCACGGCGGCGATGCCATTACGCTCACGGTGACCGTCAGGACGGAAGCCGCTCATGTTCTGATGGAATTCGCCGACACCGGCCCAGGCATCCCGCCTGCGTGGCGGGACCAGATGTTCGAGTCTTTCTCGCGCTATACGCGCCATGGCTCGGGAGCCGGCCTCGGCCTCAGCATCGTGCGAGAGATCGCCGTGATGCACGGTGGCCGCGCCACTTATTTCGAACCGCCCACGCATGGCACGGGCATTCGCGTGAGTCTGCCGCGTATCGAAGCCGGCAAGGACTTCTCCATCCAGAACGTTAACGTTTGA
- a CDS encoding response regulator transcription factor: MRILLIEDELELASAIENALDKRNIAVDCVSTLSQARYAIRECQYKVVLLDRGLPDGDGLTVIPDLRAAVPGIPVIVLTAASEITARVEGLDAGADDYLAKPFSMDELTARLRALARRSPVMQTHKITVGELEIDLVSLVATIHGEPLDLPRRELLALQALVESAGKTVRRDQLVARVYGLNEDIHSNALDTHISRLRSKLAQRGAGVEIRPVRGIGYLLSTTE; the protein is encoded by the coding sequence ATGCGTATCCTGCTCATCGAAGACGAACTCGAACTGGCCTCCGCGATCGAGAATGCGCTGGACAAGCGCAACATCGCCGTCGATTGCGTGTCGACGCTGAGCCAGGCACGCTATGCGATTCGCGAGTGTCAGTACAAGGTGGTACTCCTCGACCGGGGTCTGCCCGATGGCGATGGGCTGACCGTCATTCCCGATCTGCGCGCAGCGGTTCCGGGCATTCCAGTCATCGTTTTAACGGCGGCAAGCGAAATCACGGCACGCGTCGAAGGGCTCGATGCAGGCGCCGACGACTATCTGGCCAAACCCTTTTCGATGGACGAGCTGACCGCACGCCTGCGTGCACTCGCGCGCCGCTCACCGGTCATGCAGACGCATAAGATCACCGTGGGCGAGCTCGAAATCGACCTTGTTTCACTCGTCGCTACCATTCATGGCGAGCCACTCGATCTACCGAGGCGCGAATTGCTCGCACTACAGGCACTCGTCGAAAGCGCAGGCAAAACGGTACGACGCGATCAGCTCGTCGCACGTGTCTATGGTCTGAACGAAGACATTCATTCGAACGCGCTGGACACGCACATCTCCCGCCTGCGCAGCAAACTCGCGCAGCGCGGCGCCGGTGTCGAGATCCGGCCGGTTCGCGGCATCGGTTATCTACTGTCCACGACAGAATGA
- a CDS encoding MipA/OmpV family protein — translation MKLRSAFYLVLALAGFAVSSAAFADGYDVTVGAGVDLAPRYLGSNEYHFTPIPYLNVVTPVGIYIDTTRGVGYTLNLPHNFYIDASLNYAIGRKDSNESFGSGSDTLRGMGDVPNALITSLTAGYRFANVGSVSVGADIPLSNRSIGDSYRVAVEVPLMVTASDVLTTKAVAHIGSSDYNQTMFGVTGSQSAASGIRKYSVGGGFNAVDVGLTWTHMFNKHWSVSTSGVLTRFVGDSADSPIVQGRVSANLATIASYKF, via the coding sequence ATGAAGTTACGTTCTGCTTTTTACCTTGTCCTGGCGTTGGCCGGTTTTGCTGTTTCGTCGGCTGCTTTCGCCGACGGTTACGACGTCACGGTAGGCGCCGGCGTCGACCTCGCTCCGCGGTATCTCGGCAGCAACGAGTATCACTTCACGCCGATCCCGTACCTCAATGTGGTGACGCCGGTAGGCATCTACATCGACACGACGCGCGGCGTCGGGTACACGCTGAATCTGCCGCACAACTTCTATATCGACGCTTCGTTGAACTATGCCATCGGTCGCAAGGACAGCAACGAGTCGTTCGGAAGCGGTTCGGACACGCTGCGCGGCATGGGCGATGTACCGAATGCGCTAATCACGTCCCTGACGGCGGGTTACCGTTTCGCGAATGTGGGCTCGGTAAGCGTCGGTGCGGACATACCGCTCAGCAATCGCAGCATCGGCGATTCGTATCGCGTCGCTGTCGAGGTACCGTTGATGGTGACGGCGTCGGATGTGCTGACGACGAAGGCGGTCGCGCATATCGGCTCGTCGGATTACAACCAGACGATGTTTGGCGTAACCGGGTCGCAAAGCGCGGCCTCAGGCATCCGGAAATATAGCGTTGGCGGCGGTTTCAATGCGGTCGATGTCGGCCTGACCTGGACGCACATGTTCAACAAACATTGGTCGGTCTCGACATCGGGCGTACTGACGCGTTTCGTCGGCGATTCCGCGGATAGTCCGATTGTGCAAGGTCGTGTGTCGGCGAATCTGGCGACGATTGCGAGCTACAAGTTCTAG
- a CDS encoding glycoside hydrolase 5 family protein encodes MTTIVRGSVKNSVMQAIKYAMSGVVLVFLAACSGSSVDSSPPDIAGTAAQRSNVAGLSAAQYANAFVTRQGSQLMVAGHPFRFSGGNIEYLGLKNYGPIPSTSIPVGSYSYPTQYEVDDALATIHEMGATVVRAQTLGDTVGCPLCIEPALGVFNNTAFAQMDMVVAEARKYGIKLIGEFDGDANGSASGNQSHNWWCTWRNISAASCAAAFFTNADLIGDYERHMQTVLNHVNPLTGLAYKDDPTFVGWVDGNVLNIAGATASSTGLVFTSAVSDQQFTAWLGTVSGYFKSIDSKQLFIDNSGDVVNLPASSILTVSSVDVYGEEWYPHWFSVPAYNEKATGNSPGIHSIAAQVVAAGKVYALIEYGWDNTDYQTTTALQTFLGGVASDQNIAGNNFWALVGHASGQGWLPIPANEGCQPNCETTEDGNWWALYYTGITTLSNTAADMAQRAQMLRNSSYTVDGLSAPPAHELVGAPVITSTAGGHVEFQGAAGSPTYSVQMQQPNGSWSTPCTNCTTDATGGWVDTSATATPCYRVVGVNLDGVPGTPSAPAGSGCPASVANRQQPKSGT; translated from the coding sequence ATGACAACGATTGTGCGTGGTTCTGTGAAGAACAGTGTGATGCAGGCAATCAAGTATGCGATGTCCGGAGTGGTTCTTGTTTTTCTTGCTGCGTGTAGTGGCTCTTCAGTAGATTCATCCCCGCCCGATATCGCCGGTACCGCTGCTCAACGCTCGAATGTTGCGGGCCTCAGCGCTGCGCAGTATGCAAACGCTTTCGTCACACGGCAAGGTTCACAGTTGATGGTTGCTGGGCATCCGTTTCGGTTCTCGGGCGGGAACATCGAGTACCTCGGATTGAAGAACTACGGCCCTATACCGTCGACGTCGATACCCGTCGGTAGTTATAGCTATCCGACGCAATACGAGGTGGACGATGCGCTCGCCACCATCCATGAAATGGGCGCCACCGTGGTCCGTGCCCAGACGCTTGGCGATACGGTTGGATGTCCGCTGTGTATCGAACCGGCGCTGGGCGTGTTCAATAACACTGCATTCGCGCAAATGGATATGGTGGTTGCCGAAGCGCGAAAATACGGCATCAAGCTGATTGGCGAGTTCGATGGCGATGCAAACGGAAGTGCATCGGGCAATCAGAGTCATAACTGGTGGTGCACCTGGCGCAACATCTCCGCGGCCAGTTGCGCAGCGGCGTTCTTTACCAACGCGGACCTGATCGGAGATTACGAGCGGCACATGCAGACGGTACTGAACCACGTCAATCCGCTGACGGGTCTCGCCTATAAGGACGACCCGACGTTCGTCGGATGGGTGGATGGCAATGTACTCAATATTGCCGGGGCCACGGCGTCCAGCACCGGCCTCGTGTTTACGTCAGCGGTATCCGATCAACAATTTACTGCCTGGTTGGGGACCGTATCGGGTTACTTCAAGTCCATCGATAGCAAGCAGTTGTTCATCGACAATAGCGGAGACGTAGTCAACCTTCCGGCGTCGTCCATACTCACTGTGTCCAGCGTCGATGTGTATGGTGAGGAATGGTATCCGCACTGGTTTTCGGTTCCGGCGTACAACGAAAAGGCCACAGGCAATTCGCCAGGAATTCACTCAATCGCGGCACAGGTCGTAGCCGCCGGCAAGGTCTATGCGCTGATCGAGTACGGTTGGGACAATACCGACTATCAAACCACGACGGCACTCCAGACATTCCTGGGCGGCGTTGCTTCCGATCAAAACATAGCGGGAAACAATTTCTGGGCACTCGTCGGTCATGCGAGTGGGCAGGGATGGCTGCCGATTCCAGCGAACGAAGGATGCCAGCCGAATTGCGAAACGACCGAAGACGGTAACTGGTGGGCGCTCTACTACACGGGTATCACCACGCTTTCCAACACCGCCGCGGACATGGCTCAACGGGCCCAGATGCTGCGCAATTCCAGCTATACCGTGGATGGATTGTCTGCTCCACCTGCGCATGAACTCGTTGGCGCACCGGTGATTACTTCTACCGCCGGTGGGCACGTCGAATTTCAGGGCGCGGCGGGTTCTCCCACCTACTCTGTCCAGATGCAGCAACCCAACGGCAGCTGGTCCACGCCATGTACGAACTGCACAACCGATGCGACGGGCGGCTGGGTCGATACGAGCGCAACGGCTACGCCGTGCTATCGCGTCGTTGGCGTGAATCTGGATGGCGTTCCAGGCACACCGTCTGCGCCTGCGGGCAGCGGATGTCCGGCATCGGTGGCAAACCGTCAGCAGCCGAAGAGCGGGACGTAG
- a CDS encoding DUF4410 domain-containing protein has translation MNRIESHAARLLVLAALFVLAGCAGTHVKSVQTAPLATQIPAPRTVAVIVENVAPPLQDASAQKQQLNDANQVINRLNEGLIAFLKSRNLTIVSPAAHPDLTLHCNVLEVRGGTEWLRILIGYGAGRAALRTRVTLFGSAVTAQPLVIFETESTTGKLPGAGFGLASSNAVAAGGAALSIPGGLRQGLAAEANDSIEHIGNELGKYFKSQNWPSAEANNGHLSNEQR, from the coding sequence ATGAACCGGATCGAATCGCACGCCGCGCGACTGCTCGTCCTTGCAGCGCTCTTTGTCCTTGCCGGTTGCGCCGGTACACACGTAAAAAGTGTGCAGACCGCGCCTCTAGCCACGCAAATCCCCGCGCCGCGAACCGTTGCCGTGATCGTGGAAAACGTCGCGCCGCCGCTGCAGGACGCTTCCGCTCAAAAGCAGCAGCTCAATGACGCCAACCAGGTAATCAACCGCCTGAACGAGGGCTTGATAGCGTTCCTCAAGTCGCGAAACCTGACGATTGTCTCGCCTGCCGCACATCCCGATCTCACGCTTCACTGCAACGTACTCGAGGTTCGAGGCGGTACAGAGTGGCTGCGCATCCTGATCGGCTATGGCGCGGGTCGTGCGGCCCTGCGAACGCGCGTCACGCTGTTCGGTTCGGCTGTCACCGCGCAACCCCTGGTCATCTTCGAAACGGAGAGCACCACAGGCAAGCTCCCAGGCGCGGGTTTTGGCCTCGCGTCGAGTAACGCCGTGGCCGCCGGCGGCGCTGCGCTAAGTATTCCTGGAGGCCTGCGACAAGGCCTCGCCGCGGAAGCGAACGATAGCATCGAGCACATCGGCAACGAGCTGGGCAAGTACTTCAAGTCACAGAACTGGCCGTCCGCTGAAGCAAATAACGGGCATCTGTCGAACGAACAACGCTAG
- a CDS encoding GFA family protein, which produces MSAGLLLGSCHCGAVKFEVRTAVTPATRCNCSLCRRKGAMMSPLVDADHLSVLSGSEALTLYQFNTHVARHYFCRHCGIYPFHQTRKSPHQWRINLGCLEGVDPYALEATVADGASLSVVEDA; this is translated from the coding sequence ATGAGTGCTGGATTGCTGCTGGGATCGTGCCACTGCGGCGCGGTCAAATTCGAGGTGCGCACGGCCGTTACGCCAGCGACGCGCTGCAATTGCAGCCTGTGTCGCCGCAAGGGCGCCATGATGTCACCGCTCGTCGACGCGGATCACCTGAGCGTACTGAGCGGCAGCGAAGCACTCACGCTCTATCAGTTCAATACACACGTAGCGAGACACTACTTCTGCCGCCACTGCGGCATCTATCCGTTCCACCAGACCCGCAAGTCGCCACATCAGTGGCGGATCAACCTCGGTTGTCTTGAAGGCGTCGATCCCTATGCGCTCGAAGCGACTGTCGCCGACGGCGCGAGCCTGTCCGTCGTGGAGGACGCATGA
- a CDS encoding response regulator gives MEKTDHVLIVDDDRGIRELLAGYLEKNGMRVSLAANGREMRAALEYGAPDLIVLDLMLPGDDGLVLCRELRAGKFRSVPVLMLTARGEETDRIVGLEMGADDYLAKPFAVRELFARIRSVLRRARMLPPGMEVSETVQMLSFGEWRLDTTARHLLDAEDTMVALSGAEYRLLRVFLDNAQRVLTRDQLLNLTQGRQSDPFDRSIDLMVSRLRQRLRDVAREPRYIKTLRSEGYVFCAAVTTTEGPQ, from the coding sequence ATGGAAAAGACCGACCACGTCCTGATCGTCGATGACGATCGCGGTATCCGCGAACTGCTCGCCGGCTACCTCGAGAAAAACGGCATGCGCGTGTCGCTGGCCGCGAACGGCCGCGAAATGCGCGCCGCGCTCGAGTACGGCGCCCCCGACCTGATCGTGCTCGACCTGATGCTGCCGGGCGACGACGGCCTGGTGCTGTGCAGGGAACTGCGCGCGGGCAAGTTTCGCTCGGTGCCCGTGCTGATGCTGACGGCTCGCGGCGAAGAAACCGATCGTATCGTCGGCCTCGAGATGGGCGCCGACGACTACCTGGCCAAGCCGTTCGCGGTGCGTGAGCTGTTCGCGCGGATTCGCTCGGTGCTGCGCCGCGCGCGCATGCTGCCGCCCGGCATGGAGGTCAGTGAGACCGTACAGATGCTGAGCTTCGGCGAGTGGCGGCTCGATACGACGGCCCGCCATCTGCTCGATGCAGAAGACACGATGGTTGCACTGAGCGGTGCGGAATACCGCCTGCTGCGCGTGTTTCTCGACAATGCGCAGCGCGTGTTGACGCGCGACCAGTTGCTCAATCTGACCCAGGGCCGCCAGTCCGATCCGTTCGACCGTTCGATCGATCTAATGGTGAGCCGGTTGCGTCAGCGCCTGCGCGATGTTGCGCGCGAGCCGCGTTACATCAAGACGCTGCGCAGCGAAGGCTACGTCTTCTGCGCAGCGGTGACGACGACTGAAGGTCCGCAATGA
- a CDS encoding ATP-binding protein, with product MNWQSLRAVWRGPRTLFARLALILCVGLALAQTLSFWLTMTERDQATTNMMMGYIEREVTSSVALLDHLPPSERAAWLPRLARRSYQFMLEPGATGAPPDARLSARVAASIEDGIGKHYAVSANAVPGDSEHLQVHLRLSDGTPLTIDMHPMSGVPLSRWLPLVLILELIVLAACCWLAVRLATRPLHDLAEAADALGPDLKAARLAENGPSEVARAARAFNAMQDRIATYMTERIQILASISHDLQTPITRMRLRIDVMDDREQHAKLRQDLQEMENLVKEGVTYARTLHGSAEVPCRTDLDALLDSMVFDYVDAGKDVSLEGRIDAALVTRPQALRRIVGNLVDNALKFGGSAALRVTAQQEGAVTIAVLDNGPGIPPESLESVFEPFYRVETSRNRHTGGTGLGLAIARQLALALDATLTLQNRPEGGLEARLTMKRAR from the coding sequence ATGAACTGGCAGTCGCTGCGGGCGGTCTGGCGTGGACCGCGTACGTTGTTTGCAAGGCTGGCGTTGATTCTCTGCGTCGGACTCGCACTGGCGCAGACCTTGTCGTTCTGGCTCACGATGACCGAGCGCGATCAGGCGACCACCAACATGATGATGGGATACATCGAGCGCGAGGTGACGAGCTCGGTGGCGCTGCTCGATCATCTGCCGCCGTCCGAACGCGCTGCATGGCTGCCGCGTCTCGCGCGACGCAGCTACCAGTTCATGCTTGAACCCGGTGCCACCGGAGCACCGCCGGACGCACGTCTGTCGGCCCGCGTGGCGGCGTCGATTGAGGACGGCATCGGCAAGCACTATGCGGTGAGTGCTAACGCCGTGCCTGGCGACAGTGAGCATTTGCAGGTGCATCTGCGCTTGAGCGACGGCACGCCGCTTACCATCGACATGCATCCGATGTCCGGGGTCCCGCTGTCGCGCTGGCTGCCGCTCGTGCTGATCCTTGAACTGATCGTGCTGGCGGCCTGCTGCTGGCTGGCCGTGCGGCTCGCGACGCGACCGCTGCACGATCTGGCGGAAGCCGCCGACGCGCTCGGCCCCGACCTGAAAGCAGCACGACTAGCGGAGAACGGACCATCCGAAGTGGCGCGCGCCGCGCGGGCGTTCAACGCCATGCAGGACCGTATTGCAACTTATATGACCGAGCGCATCCAGATTCTCGCGTCGATCTCGCACGATCTGCAGACCCCGATTACACGCATGCGTTTGCGCATCGACGTGATGGACGATCGCGAGCAGCACGCAAAACTGCGGCAGGACCTGCAGGAAATGGAAAACCTCGTGAAGGAGGGGGTCACGTATGCGCGCACGCTGCACGGTTCGGCCGAAGTACCGTGCCGCACCGATCTCGACGCGCTGCTCGACAGCATGGTGTTCGACTACGTCGACGCCGGCAAGGATGTGTCGCTGGAAGGGCGCATCGACGCGGCGCTGGTTACGCGGCCCCAGGCGTTGCGACGGATAGTCGGCAACCTCGTCGACAACGCGCTGAAGTTCGGCGGGTCAGCCGCGCTTCGCGTGACGGCGCAGCAGGAAGGGGCGGTGACGATCGCGGTACTCGATAACGGCCCGGGTATTCCGCCCGAATCGCTCGAATCGGTGTTCGAGCCGTTCTATCGCGTCGAGACGTCGCGCAACCGTCACACCGGTGGGACCGGACTTGGGCTTGCGATCGCCCGGCAGCTTGCTCTTGCGCTGGATGCGACGCTCACGTTGCAGAACCGTCCCGAAGGCGGGCTCGAAGCACGGCTGACGATGAAGCGCGCACGCTAG
- a CDS encoding periplasmic substrate-binding domain-containing protein, whose translation MIPFVFPSCRLIGLGSFLTLMSALLCPPAIAAGAVSVEPTVSGIQSSIQARGAKATVAVLMRNDRWWGIVTRIRDGETAWIELAPALSAGEGAAYDLANALSYALLRNAPAVLAALNADHGAALDLARVCNSRYPYPIKAFPREAEGYGEKRSAAVAAVDDPALSQVKSACLTALARGPSRGY comes from the coding sequence ATGATTCCGTTCGTGTTTCCTTCCTGTCGGTTAATCGGTTTGGGGTCGTTCCTGACGCTCATGAGCGCTCTGCTGTGTCCGCCCGCGATCGCTGCCGGCGCGGTATCTGTCGAGCCAACCGTGAGTGGGATTCAATCATCCATTCAGGCCCGCGGTGCAAAAGCAACCGTTGCCGTGCTGATGCGCAATGACCGCTGGTGGGGAATTGTCACTCGCATCCGTGACGGGGAGACTGCCTGGATCGAACTGGCGCCGGCGCTCTCCGCAGGAGAAGGAGCTGCCTACGATCTCGCTAACGCCCTGTCTTACGCGCTGTTGAGAAATGCACCGGCGGTATTGGCCGCCCTCAACGCCGATCACGGAGCGGCACTCGATCTTGCACGCGTTTGCAACAGCCGGTATCCGTACCCGATCAAGGCATTTCCGCGCGAGGCCGAAGGGTATGGAGAAAAAAGAAGCGCAGCAGTGGCCGCCGTCGACGACCCTGCACTGAGTCAGGTGAAATCCGCATGTTTGACGGCGCTGGCACGCGGACCATCGCGCGGCTACTAG
- a CDS encoding N-acetylmuramoyl-L-alanine amidase family protein: MKRSIQHGLSFVRFPHRLCAALALCIALPCSAAYIIVDTGHTPQHPGATGASGRVEYRYNLDLSAAVTKDLQDHGDRVLRTSADGREIALQDRSTAAPDANFFISIHHDSIQQAWIDAGRQREFRGYSIFVSQRNPHYEQSLRCAKAIGERMLAAGEKPSLYHATPIHGENRPLIDERLGIHRFDDLVVLKTAPMPAVLVEAGVIVNPDEEARLAQPDTIAHLAHAIADGVDACQAH, encoded by the coding sequence ATGAAAAGATCGATTCAACATGGGCTGTCGTTTGTACGTTTTCCCCACCGCCTGTGTGCAGCGCTCGCGCTGTGCATCGCATTGCCGTGCAGCGCCGCCTACATCATCGTCGACACCGGTCACACGCCGCAGCATCCGGGCGCAACCGGTGCGAGCGGCCGCGTCGAGTATCGCTACAACCTCGATCTGAGCGCCGCGGTAACGAAGGATCTGCAAGATCACGGCGACCGCGTGCTGCGCACATCCGCGGACGGCAGGGAGATCGCGCTGCAGGACCGCTCAACGGCCGCGCCCGATGCGAACTTCTTCATCTCGATTCATCACGACTCGATCCAGCAGGCGTGGATCGACGCGGGACGTCAGCGCGAATTCCGCGGTTATTCGATTTTCGTTTCGCAACGCAATCCGCACTACGAGCAGAGCTTGCGTTGCGCAAAAGCGATCGGCGAGCGGATGCTGGCCGCCGGCGAAAAACCGTCGCTGTATCACGCGACGCCGATTCATGGCGAGAACCGGCCGTTGATCGACGAGCGGCTCGGTATTCATCGCTTCGACGATCTCGTCGTGCTGAAGACCGCGCCGATGCCGGCCGTGTTGGTCGAAGCAGGTGTGATCGTCAATCCCGATGAAGAAGCGCGTCTTGCGCAACCCGATACCATTGCGCACCTCGCGCACGCGATTGCCGACGGTGTCGATGCGTGCCAGGCGCATTGA
- a CDS encoding lysozyme inhibitor LprI family protein has product MKQLALALVAVSLPFGAHAAGCAKPRNAFDQVYCMSTQFVQTDRDLNAEYTRLRNALPPAQQDALRHGQLAWIRQRDTTCSDEKQSGYFVNLQCAADMTQQRLTYLRQRERECTSTGCANANFGE; this is encoded by the coding sequence ATGAAGCAACTCGCTTTGGCGCTCGTCGCCGTGTCGTTGCCGTTCGGTGCGCATGCGGCCGGCTGTGCGAAGCCGCGTAACGCGTTCGATCAGGTTTACTGCATGAGCACCCAGTTCGTGCAAACGGATCGCGACCTGAACGCCGAATACACGCGGCTCAGAAACGCGCTGCCGCCTGCCCAGCAGGATGCGCTCCGGCACGGGCAGCTTGCGTGGATCAGGCAGCGCGATACGACCTGCAGCGATGAAAAGCAGAGCGGCTACTTCGTGAACTTGCAGTGTGCGGCCGACATGACGCAGCAGCGGCTCACGTACTTGCGGCAACGCGAGCGCGAATGTACGAGTACGGGATGCGCGAACGCGAACTTCGGCGAATGA